The following are encoded together in the Magnetospirillum gryphiswaldense MSR-1 v2 genome:
- a CDS encoding phage portal protein has product MLSALRRKVGAFIGGFEAGLGNRRLKGFQPSRAHVNTLIAAAGPDITARARHLVRNNGYAANAIESWAGNVVGAGIKPSSLIADPALKAAVQKLWLAWTDEADAEGLTDFYGLQRRAAREVFIAGEVFFRFRPRRPEDGLSVPLQLQMLPSEMLPLTRNETLTNGNVVRQGIEFDRIGRRVAYHFLRRHPGDLTDPGLAGETVRVPASEIIHVMDPVDAGQLRGVSRFAPAIVKLFLLDQYDDAELDRKKVAAMYALFVTTPSPGETFDIAEDGGSGDRTMDVQPGQVVMLEPGEEIQTSAPADVGGSYEAFQYRTLLQIAAALGVPYAYLSNDMLKANYSNSRLALLEFRRRIDAWQHAIMVYQLCRAVWQRWMDTAVMAGTLVLKGYEPNRAGFIACSWLPPKWDWVDPLKDARAEIEQMEAGLKSRTQALAERGFDAEQVDAEIAADREREQRLGLLFGSAPLPPGDVPIQTDQ; this is encoded by the coding sequence ATGTTGTCGGCTCTGCGCCGCAAGGTGGGCGCCTTCATCGGTGGGTTCGAGGCAGGCCTGGGAAACCGCCGCCTGAAGGGGTTTCAGCCCAGCCGCGCCCACGTCAACACCCTGATCGCCGCCGCCGGGCCGGACATCACAGCCCGTGCGCGCCATCTGGTCCGCAACAACGGCTATGCCGCCAACGCTATCGAAAGCTGGGCCGGTAACGTGGTCGGTGCCGGCATCAAGCCGTCCTCGCTGATCGCCGATCCCGCCCTGAAGGCGGCGGTGCAGAAGCTGTGGCTGGCCTGGACCGACGAGGCCGATGCCGAGGGCCTGACCGACTTCTACGGCCTGCAACGCCGGGCGGCACGAGAGGTCTTCATCGCTGGCGAGGTGTTCTTCCGCTTCCGCCCACGGCGTCCCGAGGATGGCCTGTCGGTACCGCTGCAATTGCAGATGCTGCCGTCGGAAATGCTGCCGCTGACCAGGAACGAGACTCTGACCAACGGTAACGTCGTCCGCCAGGGCATCGAATTCGACCGCATCGGCCGCCGTGTCGCCTATCACTTCCTGCGCCGCCATCCCGGCGACCTCACCGATCCCGGTCTGGCGGGTGAAACAGTGCGGGTTCCAGCTAGCGAGATCATCCACGTCATGGACCCGGTGGATGCGGGCCAACTGCGCGGCGTATCACGCTTCGCCCCGGCCATCGTGAAGCTGTTCCTGCTCGACCAGTACGACGACGCTGAGTTGGACCGCAAGAAAGTGGCGGCCATGTACGCGCTGTTCGTCACCACCCCCAGCCCTGGCGAAACCTTCGACATCGCCGAGGATGGCGGTTCTGGGGACCGCACCATGGATGTGCAGCCCGGCCAAGTGGTGATGCTGGAACCGGGCGAGGAGATCCAGACATCGGCCCCGGCCGATGTGGGCGGCTCCTATGAGGCTTTCCAGTACCGAACCTTGCTGCAGATCGCCGCCGCCTTGGGGGTGCCCTACGCCTACCTGTCCAACGACATGCTGAAGGCCAATTACTCAAACTCCCGGCTGGCGCTGCTGGAGTTCCGCCGCCGTATCGACGCCTGGCAGCACGCAATCATGGTCTACCAGCTTTGCCGCGCCGTCTGGCAGCGCTGGATGGATACCGCCGTGATGGCAGGCACCCTGGTCCTCAAGGGCTATGAGCCCAACCGGGCCGGTTTCATCGCCTGTTCCTGGCTGCCGCCCAAATGGGACTGGGTCGATCCGCTGAAGGATGCCCGCGCCGAGATCGAGCAGATGGAGGCGGGCCTGAAAAGCCGAACCCAGGCCCTGGCCGAGCGGGGTTTTGACGCCGAACAGGTGGATGCCGAAATCGCCGCCGACCGGGAGCGGGAACAGCGGCTGGGGCTGTTGTTCGGCTCCGCCCCGCTACCGCCGGGAGACGTTCCTATTCAAACGGATCAATAA
- a CDS encoding phage head-tail joining protein: MTLDEMKAERERVMARRNSLVARVTVGDRTVQYDLAQANHVLADLDRRIAVLEGRKPRRHILTVAATKGL; this comes from the coding sequence ATGACCTTGGACGAGATGAAGGCCGAGCGCGAGCGCGTGATGGCGCGGCGAAACTCGCTGGTCGCCCGTGTCACCGTGGGTGACCGCACCGTCCAATACGATCTGGCCCAGGCCAACCATGTGCTGGCCGATCTCGACCGCCGCATCGCTGTGCTGGAAGGCCGAAAGCCCCGCCGCCACATCCTGACGGTGGCCGCGACCAAGGGGCTGTGA